One region of Schistocerca gregaria isolate iqSchGreg1 chromosome 7, iqSchGreg1.2, whole genome shotgun sequence genomic DNA includes:
- the LOC126281934 gene encoding protein mab-21 — protein sequence MLVPPDMMAAQSKLLYQINKYYGERVHARKAQVAKTVREVCKVVQDVLKEVEVQEPRFISSLTECNGRYEGLDVVSPTEFEVVLYLNQMGVFNFVDDGSLPGCAVLKLSDGRKRSMSLWVEFITASGYLSARKIRSRFQTLVAQACDKCAYRDSVKMIADTTEVKLRIRERYVVQITPAFKCSGVWPRSAAHWPIPHIPWPHPSLVNDVKTEGFDLLSKESVALQGKQSAMEGDAWVLSFTEAENRLMLGGCRRRCLSILKTLRDRHLDLPGNPVTSYHVKTLLLYECEKHPRELEWDEACLGDRINGILLQLISCLQCRRCPHYFLPNLDLFKGKSPSALENAAKQVWRLTRELLTNTRSLEKL from the coding sequence ATGCTGGTGCCGCCGGACATGATGGCGGCGCAGTCCAAGCTGCTGTACCAGATCAACAAGTACTACGGCGAGCGGGTGCACGCGCGCAAGGCGCAGGTGGCCAAGACGGTGCGCGAGGTGTGCAAGGTGGTGCAGGACGTGCTGAAGGAGGTCGAGGTGCAGGAGCCGCGATTCATCTCGTCGCTGACCGAGTGCAACGGCCGCTACGAGGGGCTCGACGTCGTCTCGCCCACAGAGTTCGAGGTGGTGCTCTACCTCAACCAGATGGGCGTGTTCAACTTCGTGGACGACGGCTCTCTGCCCGGCTGCGCCGTGCTCAAGCTGAGCGACGGCCGCAAGCGCTCCATGTCGCTGTGGGTCGAGTTCATCACGGCGTCGGGCTACCTGTCGGCGCGCAAGATCCGCTCGCGCTTCCAGACGCTGGTGGCGCAGGCGTGCGACAAGTGCGCCTACCGCGACTCGGTCAAGATGATCGCCGACACGACCGAGGTGAAGCTGCGCATCCGCGAGCGCTACGTGGTGCAGATCACGCCCGCCTTCAAGTGCTCGGGCGTGTGGCCGCGCTCGGCCGCGCACTGGCCCATCCCGCACATCCCCTGGCCGCACCCCAGCCTCGTCAACGACGTCAAGACCGAGGGCTTCGACCTGCTGTCCAAGGAGAGCGTGGCGCTGCAGGGCAAGCAGTCGGCCATGGAGGGCGACGCCTGGGTGCTGAGCTTCACCGAGGCCGAGAACCGGCTGATGCTGGGCGGCTGCCGGCGGCGCTGCCTCAGCATCCTCAAGACGCTGCGCGACCGCCACCTCGACCTGCCGGGCAACCCGGTCACCTCGTACCACGTGAAGACGCTGCTGCTGTACGAGTGCGAGAAGCACCCGCGCGAGCTCGAATGGGACGAGGCGTGCCTGGGCGACCGCATCAACGGCATCCTGCTGCAGCTCATCTCGTGCCTGCAGTGCCGCCGCTGCCCGCACTACTTCCTGCCCAACCTGGACCTCTTCAAGGGCAAGTCGCCGTCCGCGCTCGAGAACGCCGCCAAGCAGGTGTGGCGCCTCACGCGCGAACTGCTCACCAACACGCGCTCCCTCGAGAAGCTCTAA